A single window of Culicoides brevitarsis isolate CSIRO-B50_1 chromosome 3, AGI_CSIRO_Cbre_v1, whole genome shotgun sequence DNA harbors:
- the LOC134834683 gene encoding globin CTT-VIIB-7-like, which translates to MSSQLTEAQIHAIVESWKIPSSIPIDAGEIILFKFLEKYPDNQQKFAKFKNKPLSELKGTPAFRAHASRVMNAFCTTVDCLQLPGGWDELPIIWREIGENHERRKISKASFEELREIIVSVLIDVCKLTPEQQEAWTILLNYIYEAALSCIST; encoded by the exons ATGTCTTCTCAGCTCACAGAAGCACAAATCCACGCCATTGTCGAATCATGGAAGATCCCTTCCTCCATCCCAATTGATGCCGGCGAGATAATTCTCTTCAAATTCTTGGAAAAATATCCCGACAACCAACAAAAATTCGccaaattcaaaaacaaaccGCTGTCAGAGCTCAAAGGAACTCCCGCTTTTCGAGCTCATGCTTCACGTGTCATGAACGCCTTTTGCACAACTGTCGATTGTCTTCAATTGCCCGGCGGATGGGACGAACTTCCGATTATTTGGCGGGAAATTGGCGAAAATCACGAACGCAGGAAAATCAGCAAGGCATCTTtcgag gaatTACGAGAAATAATTGTTTCTGTGCTCATCGACGTTTGTAAACTGACACCCGAACAACAAGAAGCATggacaattttattgaattatatcTACGAAGCAGCTTTAAGTTGCATttcgacttaa
- the LOC134835781 gene encoding globin CTT-VI-like yields the protein MVASSNIHQCGEMVFFKFFEKYPSYIIQFPKFKDSSLVQLKNSPAFRNHGYLIMCQIGDSVKHLGTPEGWEHVRESWHAHGNMHIPLRVKKVQFMQFRDVVVDQILAISSMSHVDEVKKAWMVFFNAIFGFSFEKSGAQ from the exons ATGGTAGCTTCGAGTAACATTCATCAGTGCGGCGAAATGGTTTTCTTCAAGTTTTTCGAGAAATATCCCTCGTACATTATTCAGTTTCCGAAGTTTAAGGATTCGTCGTTGGTGCAGctgaaa aacaGTCCCGCCTTTCGCAATCACGGATATTTGATCATGTGTCAGATCGGAGACTCAGTCAAACATTTAGGAACTCCCGAAGGATGGGAACACGTTCGAGAATCGTGGCATGCTCACGGAAACATGCACATCCCATTGAGagtcaaaaaagttcaattcatg caatttcgtgacgtcgtcgtcgaccaAATTCTGGCAATCAGCAGTATGTCGCACGTTGACGAAGTGAAAAAAGCTTGGATGGTTTTCTTCAATGCCATTTTCGGATTTTCCTTTGAGAAAAGTGGCGCACAGTAA
- the LOC134833564 gene encoding globin CTT-VI-like: MENIPTEHILLVKKTWEKASSNLFDFSDEIMYRYFRKYPEYLRFFPKFAEISLDDLKGKAIFRAHGSRIVSQISTAVDCLDHDGGLDEIKDFWHKIGELHRRKRINKQQLLQLRDVIIAEVLEANVGSYSMREIKQAWIKFFAVMYAPAFDTIEMMNWKEYFGSDVIEDDI; this comes from the coding sequence aTGGAAAACATTCCAACTGAACACATTTTGTTAGTGAAAAAAACGTGGGAAAAAGCTTCGAGCAATTTATTTGACTTCAGTGACGAAATCATGTATCGCTATTTCCGAAAATATCCCGAATACCTGAGATTTTTCCCCAAATTTGCGGAAATTTCGTTGGATGACCTCAAAGGAAAGGCGATTTTTCGTGCTCATGGCTCTCGGATTGTTTCGCAGATCAGCACGGCAGTCGATTGTCTCGATCACGACGGCGGATTGGATGAAATTAAGGACTTTTGGCACAAAATTGGCGAGTTGCATCGACGGAAAAGGATCAACAAGCAACAATTGCTGCAATTGCGGGACGTAATAATCGCAGAAGTGTTGGAAGCGAATGTCGGAAGTTACTCGATGCGAGAAATAAAGCAAGCTTggatcaaattttttgctgttatGTATGCGCCAGCCTTTGATACCATCGAGATGATGAATTGGAAGGAGTATTTTGGGAGTGACGTCATCGAAGATGACATTTAG
- the LOC134835107 gene encoding globin CTT-Z-like translates to MVPSQIQLSDEQKKLITTTWLMIRPNLMDHGVHIFVEFFERFPDNQKYFPKFEGVPISEINQFPAVRIHALNLISMFDKTISMFELKGGMEEIARIWNELGQTHKSRSLPRQSFLDMRQVILDYFARVMQLSENNKKSYATLIDWVYEIFFERQYN, encoded by the exons atggtTCCGTCACAAATTCAGTTGTCTGATgagcaaaaaaagttgataactACAACTTGGTTGATGAttcg acCAAATTTGATGGATCACGGTGTTCATATTTTTGTCGAATTCTTCGAGAGGTTTCctgataatcaaaaatatttcccaaAGTTTGAAGGAGTTCCTATTTCTGAAATAAAT caatttccCGCCGTTCGCATCCACGCCTTGAACCTCATCAGCATGTTCGACAAGACAATTTCCATGTTCGAGCTCAAAGGAGGCATGGAAGAAATCGCTCGCATCTGGAACGAACTCGGGCAAACGCACAAATCTCGCAGCTTACCACGCCAATCATTTCTGGATATGCGACAAGTCATTCTGGACTACTTTGCTCGCGTCATGCAACTCAgcgagaacaacaaaaaaagttatgccACACTCATCGATTGGGtttacgaaattttcttcgaaCGACAATACAACTGA